In Thermococcus sp., a single genomic region encodes these proteins:
- a CDS encoding pyridoxal phosphate-dependent aminotransferase: MRYKKRKYFLAGRINIIQRSKIRELFEKASKMEDVISLGIGEPDFDTPEVIKDAAKRALDEGYTHYTPNAGIPEFREAIAEYYKDFYKVDVELDNILVTAGAYEATYLAFQSILEQGDDVIIPDPAFVCYVEDAKIAEAGIIRIPLREEYKFRLNPDELVEAITKRTRMIVINYPNNPTGAVMKKSVVKAIADIAQDYNIYILSDEPYEHFLYEGAKHYPMIKYAPDNTILANSFSKTFAMTGWRLGFAIAPKQVIRDMIKLHAYVIGNVTSFVQIAGITALRDKRSWEAVEKMRKVYDERRKLVLRYLNEMPHIQPFRPKGAFYVWVKIDPELDMTSEDFAEWLLDNAKVVVIPGTAFGKQGEGWVRISYATEKEKLIEAMERMREALSKL; encoded by the coding sequence ATGCGCTACAAAAAAAGGAAGTATTTTCTTGCAGGAAGAATAAACATAATCCAGCGTTCAAAAATCAGAGAGCTTTTTGAGAAGGCTTCCAAGATGGAAGACGTTATCTCCCTTGGAATAGGTGAGCCTGATTTTGATACTCCGGAGGTCATTAAGGACGCCGCGAAGAGGGCCCTCGATGAGGGCTACACCCACTACACGCCCAACGCGGGCATTCCCGAGTTTAGAGAAGCTATAGCCGAATACTACAAGGACTTCTATAAAGTTGACGTTGAGCTTGACAACATCCTCGTCACCGCTGGCGCTTACGAAGCCACTTATCTGGCGTTCCAGAGTATCCTTGAGCAGGGTGACGACGTTATCATCCCCGACCCGGCCTTCGTCTGCTATGTTGAGGATGCGAAGATAGCCGAGGCCGGAATCATAAGGATTCCCCTGAGGGAGGAGTACAAGTTCCGCCTTAACCCCGATGAGCTCGTTGAGGCGATAACCAAGAGGACGAGGATGATTGTCATCAACTACCCCAACAACCCGACGGGAGCGGTTATGAAGAAGTCCGTCGTCAAGGCAATAGCCGACATAGCTCAAGATTACAACATCTACATCCTCAGCGACGAGCCTTACGAGCACTTCCTCTACGAGGGGGCCAAGCACTACCCTATGATTAAGTACGCTCCCGACAACACAATCCTTGCCAACTCCTTCTCGAAGACCTTTGCCATGACCGGCTGGCGCCTCGGCTTTGCAATAGCTCCCAAGCAGGTCATCCGGGATATGATTAAGCTCCACGCCTACGTCATTGGAAACGTTACTTCCTTTGTCCAGATAGCGGGCATAACGGCCCTCCGCGACAAGAGGAGCTGGGAGGCCGTTGAAAAGATGAGAAAGGTCTATGACGAGAGGAGGAAGCTCGTCCTCAGGTATCTCAACGAGATGCCCCATATACAGCCTTTCAGGCCCAAGGGTGCGTTCTACGTCTGGGTCAAGATTGACCCCGAGCTCGACATGACGAGCGAGGACTTCGCCGAGTGGTTACTCGACAACGCGAAGGTCGTCGTGATTCCGGGAACGGCCTTCGGAAAGCAGGGCGAAGGTTGGGTCAGGATAAGCTACGCAACCGAGAAGGAGAAGCTCATCGAGGCTATGGAGAGAATGAGGGAGGCCCTCTCAAAACTCTGA
- a CDS encoding TMEM165/GDT1 family protein, translated as MENLIAVFIAVFLAEFGDKTQLTTIAFASKYGWKTAFIGAILALAAVNLIGALVGEALGDVLPMDLIHKGAGVLFIVFGVLMLLGKL; from the coding sequence ATGGAAAACCTCATTGCAGTTTTTATAGCCGTATTCTTGGCCGAGTTCGGGGACAAGACCCAGCTGACAACTATAGCCTTCGCTTCCAAGTACGGCTGGAAAACGGCATTTATCGGTGCAATCCTCGCCCTCGCGGCCGTTAATCTCATCGGTGCCCTCGTTGGGGAAGCCCTTGGCGATGTTCTCCCTATGGATTTAATTCACAAGGGCGCCGGGGTTTTGTTTATCGTCTTCGGC